From Streptomyces sp. NBC_00775, one genomic window encodes:
- a CDS encoding maleylpyruvate isomerase family mycothiol-dependent enzyme has translation MSTDHDDVRDLLAAWACGALTPADERTVPAHLAECESCAAEAEQLRETVRLLDGAPRPPLGNSAAGNPDGVLALALRARPAAPRVAAHAAPYAAAVAGLRALLRELDGPGTWGTPVVHDWDVHATVAHLIAADEPLARRLGLAARVPESRIAEGTGWEDAWTERTADVIAYEQGRTPEETVAAWTAQAGALLATLEARDPERAAHATTLMGVRLPVADHFVVRAFEAWIHTDDIGRALGLTVPPPLDPHLRQLVRLAVRILGLALGPTAPPVLFTVTGAEPDTQWILGSEDEPVQAELVLDPVDFCLLVGGRYAPDEVPRGAVGDDAAISDVLERAASLAWL, from the coding sequence ATGAGCACCGACCACGACGACGTACGGGACCTGCTGGCGGCCTGGGCATGCGGCGCGCTGACCCCCGCCGACGAGCGGACGGTCCCCGCGCACCTGGCGGAATGCGAGTCCTGCGCGGCCGAGGCCGAACAGCTGCGGGAGACGGTACGACTCCTGGACGGCGCTCCCCGGCCGCCCCTGGGCAACAGCGCCGCGGGCAACCCCGACGGCGTCCTCGCCCTCGCCCTGCGCGCCCGTCCGGCCGCCCCGCGGGTGGCCGCGCACGCCGCTCCCTACGCCGCCGCCGTCGCCGGACTCCGGGCCCTGCTGCGGGAGTTGGACGGGCCCGGGACCTGGGGCACGCCGGTCGTACACGACTGGGACGTGCACGCCACCGTCGCGCATCTCATCGCGGCGGACGAGCCGCTGGCGCGCAGGCTGGGCCTGGCAGCCCGAGTGCCGGAGTCCCGGATCGCGGAGGGGACGGGATGGGAGGACGCCTGGACCGAGCGGACCGCCGACGTGATCGCGTACGAGCAGGGGCGGACGCCCGAGGAGACCGTCGCCGCGTGGACCGCGCAGGCCGGCGCGCTGCTGGCCACACTGGAGGCGAGGGATCCCGAACGGGCCGCGCACGCCACCACGTTGATGGGCGTACGGCTGCCGGTCGCCGACCACTTCGTCGTGCGGGCCTTCGAGGCGTGGATCCACACCGACGACATCGGACGCGCCCTCGGCCTCACCGTGCCCCCACCCCTGGACCCCCACTTGCGGCAACTCGTCCGCCTCGCCGTCCGCATCCTCGGCCTGGCCCTGGGCCCCACGGCACCACCGGTCCTCTTCACGGTGACCGGCGCAGAGCCTGACACCCAGTGGATCCTCGGTTCCGAGGACGAGCCCGTACAGGCCGAACTCGTCCTGGACCCGGTCGACTTCTGTCTACTGGTGGGCGGGCGGTACGCGCCCGACGAGGTGCCCCGGGGTGCCGTGGGGGACGACGCCGCGATCAGCGACGTACTGGAGCGGGCCGCGTCACTGGCATGGCTGTAG
- the thpD gene encoding ectoine hydroxylase, producing the protein MTTVTDLYPSRGATEVSVPRQDPVVWSPPGEPGPIAVSELQAYERDGFLPVEELITEDEVAVYRQELERLLGDPAIRSDERAIVEPKSREIRSVFEVHRISEVFARLVRDERVVGRARQILGSDVYVHQSRINVKPGFGAGGFYWHSDFETWHAEDGLPNMRTVSVSIALTENYATNGGLMIMPGSHKTFLGCAGATPRDNYKKSLQMQDAGTPSDEALTRFATRHGIKLFTGRAGSATWFDCNCMHGSGDNITPFPRSNVFIVFNSVENSAVEPFAAPVRRPEFIGARDFTPVR; encoded by the coding sequence ATGACCACTGTCACCGATCTCTACCCCAGCCGCGGTGCCACCGAGGTCTCCGTGCCCCGCCAGGACCCGGTCGTGTGGAGCCCGCCGGGCGAGCCGGGACCGATCGCGGTGTCCGAGCTCCAGGCATACGAACGTGATGGCTTCCTCCCCGTCGAGGAGCTCATCACCGAGGACGAAGTGGCCGTGTACCGGCAGGAGTTGGAGCGGCTCCTCGGCGACCCGGCGATCCGCTCCGACGAGCGGGCCATCGTCGAGCCGAAGTCGCGGGAGATCCGGTCCGTCTTCGAGGTGCACCGCATCAGCGAGGTCTTCGCCCGCCTCGTCCGGGACGAGCGCGTGGTCGGGCGGGCCCGGCAGATCCTCGGCTCGGACGTGTACGTCCACCAGTCGCGGATCAACGTCAAGCCGGGATTCGGGGCCGGCGGCTTCTACTGGCACTCGGACTTCGAGACCTGGCACGCCGAGGACGGTCTGCCGAACATGCGGACGGTGTCCGTCTCGATCGCGCTGACCGAGAACTACGCCACCAACGGCGGCCTCATGATCATGCCGGGGTCGCACAAGACGTTCCTCGGGTGTGCGGGCGCCACACCGCGGGACAACTACAAGAAGTCGCTGCAGATGCAGGACGCGGGCACGCCCTCCGACGAGGCGCTCACCCGTTTCGCCACCCGGCACGGCATCAAACTCTTCACGGGCAGGGCCGGTTCCGCGACCTGGTTCGACTGCAATTGCATGCACGGCTCGGGCGACAACATCACCCCGTTCCCGCGCAGCAATGTCTTCATCGTGTTCAACAGCGTGGAGAACTCGGCCGTGGAGCCGTTCGCGGCGCCCGTCCGCAGGCCCGAGTTCATCGGGGCGAGGGACTTCACTCCGGTGCGGTGA
- a CDS encoding ectoine synthase, translating to MIVRSFKDIEGTDRHVRSASGTWESKRIVLAKEKVGFSLHETILYAGTETSMWYANHIEAVVCVEGEAELTDDETGQKYTITPGTMYLLDGHERHTMRIKEDFRCVCVFNPPVTGREDHDENGVYPLLTEPEEV from the coding sequence GTGATAGTCCGTTCGTTCAAGGACATCGAAGGCACCGACCGGCATGTCCGGTCGGCCTCAGGCACCTGGGAGAGCAAGCGCATCGTCCTCGCCAAGGAGAAGGTCGGATTCTCCTTGCACGAGACGATCCTGTACGCGGGTACGGAGACGTCGATGTGGTACGCGAACCACATCGAGGCCGTCGTGTGCGTCGAGGGCGAGGCCGAGCTCACCGACGACGAGACCGGGCAGAAGTACACGATCACGCCCGGCACCATGTACCTCCTCGACGGGCACGAGAGGCACACCATGCGGATCAAGGAGGACTTCCGCTGCGTCTGCGTCTTCAATCCGCCCGTCACCGGCCGGGAGGACCACGACGAGAACGGCGTCTATCCCCTGCTCACCGAGCCCGAGGAGGTGTGA
- the ectB gene encoding diaminobutyrate--2-oxoglutarate transaminase, which translates to MSITQPDLSVFETLESEVRSYCRGWPTVFDRAQGSRMYDEDGHEYLDFFAGAGSLNYGHNNPVLKRALIDYLERDGVTHGLDMSTTAKRAFLEAFQNLVLRPRDLPYKVMFPGPTGTNAVESALKLARKVKGREAIVSFTNAFHGMSLGSLAVTGNAFKRAGAGIPLVHGTPMPFDNYFEGRVPDFLWFERLLEDQGSGLNQPAAVIVETVQGEGGINVARPEWLRALADLCARRDMLLIVDDIQMGCGRTGAFFSFEEAGIVPDIVTVSKSISGYGLPMSLCLFKPELDIWEPGEHNGTFRGNNPAFVTATAALEAYWADGSVMEKQTRARGEQIEQALISLTEENLADVKEYRGRGLVWGMEFTDKERAGRIAQRAFDLGLLIETSGPESEVVKLLPALTITPDELDEGLRTLARAVRETA; encoded by the coding sequence GTGAGCATCACCCAGCCCGACCTGAGTGTCTTCGAGACCCTGGAATCGGAGGTGCGCAGCTACTGCCGTGGCTGGCCGACCGTCTTCGACCGGGCGCAGGGCAGCCGGATGTACGACGAGGACGGGCACGAGTACCTCGACTTCTTCGCCGGCGCGGGGTCGCTGAACTACGGGCACAACAACCCCGTACTCAAACGGGCCCTCATCGACTACTTGGAGCGCGACGGCGTCACCCATGGGCTCGACATGTCGACGACCGCCAAGCGCGCCTTCCTGGAGGCCTTCCAGAACCTCGTCCTGCGGCCGCGCGATCTGCCGTACAAAGTCATGTTCCCGGGGCCGACCGGCACCAACGCCGTGGAGTCCGCGCTGAAGTTGGCGCGGAAGGTGAAGGGGCGCGAGGCCATCGTGTCCTTCACCAACGCCTTCCACGGGATGTCGCTCGGGTCGCTCGCGGTGACCGGCAACGCCTTCAAGCGGGCCGGCGCCGGGATCCCGCTCGTGCACGGCACCCCGATGCCGTTCGACAACTACTTCGAGGGGCGGGTCCCGGACTTCCTCTGGTTCGAGCGGCTCCTGGAGGACCAGGGATCGGGGCTCAACCAGCCCGCCGCGGTCATCGTCGAGACCGTGCAGGGCGAGGGCGGCATCAACGTCGCGCGGCCCGAGTGGCTGCGCGCCCTCGCCGACCTGTGCGCGCGGCGCGACATGCTGCTGATCGTCGACGACATCCAGATGGGCTGCGGACGGACAGGGGCCTTCTTCTCCTTCGAGGAGGCGGGGATCGTGCCCGACATCGTGACCGTCTCCAAGTCCATCAGCGGGTACGGGCTTCCGATGTCCCTGTGCCTGTTCAAGCCCGAGCTGGACATCTGGGAGCCGGGCGAGCACAACGGCACGTTCCGCGGCAACAACCCGGCGTTCGTCACGGCCACCGCGGCCCTGGAGGCCTACTGGGCCGACGGCTCCGTCATGGAGAAGCAGACCCGTGCCCGCGGCGAGCAGATCGAGCAGGCGCTGATCTCCCTCACCGAGGAGAACCTCGCCGACGTCAAGGAGTACCGGGGGCGGGGACTCGTCTGGGGCATGGAGTTCACGGACAAGGAGCGCGCGGGGCGTATCGCGCAACGCGCCTTCGACCTCGGACTGCTCATCGAGACGTCCGGGCCGGAGAGCGAGGTCGTGAAGCTCCTCCCGGCGCTCACCATCACCCCGGACGAGCTCGACGAGGGGCTGCGCACCCTCGCCCGCGCCGTACGCGAGACCGCCTGA
- the ectA gene encoding diaminobutyrate acetyltransferase: protein MTAAHANLQAEFLEMPEGLRIDRPEVADGATLWRIAKDSRTLDLNSSYSYLLWCRDFAGTSAVARDAEGTPVGFVTGYIRPERPRTLVVWQVAVDGAYRGRGLAAALLDGLTARVAEESEHAPNTVETTITPGNTASERLFTSYARRHGASVERGVLFEAGQFPDGQHDPEVLYCIGPLSR from the coding sequence ATGACCGCCGCACACGCAAACCTGCAAGCGGAATTCCTGGAAATGCCGGAGGGCCTTCGGATCGACCGTCCGGAGGTGGCCGACGGGGCCACGCTCTGGCGTATCGCCAAGGACTCCAGAACCCTCGACCTGAACTCCTCGTACAGCTATCTGCTCTGGTGCCGTGATTTCGCCGGCACGTCGGCGGTGGCGCGCGACGCCGAGGGCACGCCCGTCGGTTTCGTCACCGGGTACATCCGGCCCGAGCGCCCGCGCACGCTGGTCGTATGGCAGGTGGCCGTCGACGGCGCGTACCGCGGGCGTGGGCTCGCCGCGGCGCTGCTCGACGGGCTGACCGCACGGGTCGCCGAGGAGAGCGAGCACGCGCCGAACACCGTCGAGACCACGATCACGCCCGGCAACACCGCCTCCGAGCGCCTGTTCACGTCGTACGCGCGACGCCACGGCGCGAGCGTCGAGCGCGGAGTGCTGTTCGAGGCGGGGCAGTTCCCCGACGGACAGCACGATCCCGAAGTGCTGTACTGCATCGGCCCCCTCTCCCGGTGA